The Rhipicephalus sanguineus isolate Rsan-2018 chromosome 7, BIME_Rsan_1.4, whole genome shotgun sequence genome includes a window with the following:
- the LOC119400038 gene encoding 26S proteasome regulatory subunit 6A-B, translating into MAGPPALDDKSLWQDENDTLGEEVLRMSADEIISRTRLLDNEVKIMRSEVMRISHELQAQKEKIKENTEKIKVNKTLPYLVSNVIELLDVDPQELGEEDGANVDLDSLRKGKCAVIKTSTRQTYFLPVIGLVDAEKLRPGDLVGVNKDSYLILETLPQEYDSRVKAMEVDERPTEQYSDIGGLDKQIQELVEAVVLPMTHKEKFVNLGISPPKGVLLYGPPGTGKTLMARACAAQTKSTFLKLAGPQLVQMFIGDGAKLVRDAFALAKEKAPAIIFIDELDAIGTKRFDSEKAGDREVQRTMLELLNQLDGFSSSADIKVIAATNRVDILDPALLRSGRLDRKIEFPHPNEEARARIMQIHSRKMNFDKDVNFEELARCTDDFNGAQCKAVCVEAGMIALRRAGEKVTHEDYMDAIMEVQAKKKANLNYYA; encoded by the coding sequence ATGGCCGGCCCACCAGCGCTGGACGACAAGTCCCTCTGGCAGGACGAGAATGACACCCTGGGCGAAGAAGTCCTGCGCATGTCCGCGGACGAAATTATCAGTCGCACGCGACTTCTGGACAACGAGGTGAAAATCATGCGGAGCGAGGTGATGCGCATATCCCACGAGCTCCAAGCCCAGAAAGAGAAAATCAAGGAGAACACCGAGAAGATCAAAGTTAACAAGACCCTACCTTACCTCGTTTCGAACGTCATCGAGCTCCTGGACGTCGACCCTCAAGAACTGGGCGAAGAGGACGGCGCCAACGTGGACCTCGACTCCCTGCGCAAGGGCAAGTGCGCCGTCATCAAGACCTCCACGCGTCAGACATACTTTCTGCCAGTCATCGGGCTCGTGGACGCCGAGAAACTCCGCCCGGGAGACCTGGTCGGAGTCAACAAGGACTCGTACCTCATCCTGGAGACGTTGCCCCAGGAGTACGACTCCCGCGTCAAGGCGATGGAAGTTGACGAGCGTCCCACCGAGCAGTACAGCGACATCGGAGGCCTCGACAAGCAAATCCAGGAGTTAGTAGAGGCGGTCGTACTGCCGATGACCCACAAGGAGAAGTTCGTCAACCTGGGCATAAGCCCTCCCAAGGGTGTCCTCCTCTACGGTCCTCCGGGGACGGGAAAGACCCTAATGGCCAGGGCCTGCGCGGCGCAGACCAAGTCTACCTTCCTGAAGCTAGCGGGCCCTCAGTTGGTCCAGATGTTCATCGGAGACGGAGCCAAACTGGTCAGGGACGCCTTCGCGTTGGCCAAGGAGAAAGCGCCCGCTATCATCTTCATCGACGAGTTGGACGCCATCGGCACCAAGCGTTTCGACTCCGAAAAGGCTGGAGACCGGGAGGTTCAACGTACCATGCTGGAACTCCTCAACCAGCTCGACGGTTTCAGTTCCAGCGCTGACATCAAAGTCATCGCTGCCACCAATCGGGTCGACATCTTGGACCCCGCGTTGCTCAGGTCCGGTCGACTGGACCGGAAGATCGAGTTCCCGCACCCCAACGAAGAGGCCAGGGCGCGCATCATGCAGATCCACTCTCGAAAGATGAACTTCGACAAGGACGTCAACTTCGAGGAGCTTGCAAGGTGCACGGACGACTTCAACGGGGCGCAGTGCAAGGCGGTGTGCGTAGAAGCCGGCATGATAGCCCTGCGACGTGCCGGCGAAAAAGTCACGCACGAAGACTACATGGACGCCATCATGGAAGTGCAGGCCAAGAAGAAGGCAAATCTCAACTACTACGCGTAG